CCACCCCTTCCTGTTCGAGGATCAGAACTTGCTCCCGCCCCATCGTCCCCAGGGTAGCGTGGGTAGTTATGGGTCTTCCCGTCCGCAGGTAAGCGCGGGCTGCGGCACGTAGTACCTTTTCCTCCACGCGGAAGATGAGCTTTTTGGTGCTCCCCACCTTGATGATGCCCGCCTTAATAGAGGTTCCATCGATCCCCTCGGTGAGCTCGCGGATGAAAACTTCCGTCACCTGGTCAACGCTTTGCCCGTAGATGAAGGCCGGGACGCGTGGTTCTTTATAGGAACCGGTGGAGACAATGATGTTGACCTCAGCCTCCTCAGCTATGCGCTTGAGGATGCGGACATCGCGATTTTCACCTATAGGGGTGGCGTCGACAACACTGACCAGTCCGAGCCTCTTCGCCGCCTTCAACTCTGTGATGATGGTCTCTGCTGTATGAAGACCGACGAAAGGCTTCTTCTCCGTGGGGACAGGCGCCGTTTTAGGTGGGGTTAGATGCTCATGCATCATCGTGATCCCCAGCCTATCGGCGGTGATGGGTCCTAGTACAGTTTCGATCTGAGTCATGTTTTCAACCTCCTATACCCCCAAAAATCTTGGGGGGAGATGCCCTCATCCCCCTACCCCCTTCTCCCGCTTCGCGGGAGAAGGGGGGATTATGAACTAGGGCGGAGCCCTAGAACCCTCCAAGGAGGGAGCACCCTCC
This portion of the Chloroflexota bacterium genome encodes:
- a CDS encoding phosphotriesterase-related protein (phosphotriesterase homology protein; PhP; YhfV; member of a family of proteins related to phosphotriesterase (PTE)), which produces MTQIETVLGPITADRLGITMMHEHLTPPKTAPVPTEKKPFVGLHTAETIITELKAAKRLGLVSVVDATPIGENRDVRILKRIAEEAEVNIIVSTGSYKEPRVPAFIYGQSVDQVTEVFIRELTEGIDGTSIKAGIIKVGSTKKLIFRVEEKVLRAAARAYLRTGRPITTHATLGTMGREQVLILEQEGVDPGKVIIGHSDLNFSFVYHEGILKRGANLGFDTIGKERFDYIRTETAGQERYEVEKEHYYIPDDRRLATLVELIKRGYAGQIVLSSDISQREAYLNPDTHGIWGYSYLLGRFVPMLKESGVTEESIHTMLVENPKRILFG